From Monomorium pharaonis isolate MP-MQ-018 chromosome 9, ASM1337386v2, whole genome shotgun sequence, the proteins below share one genomic window:
- the LOC105837365 gene encoding carbohydrate sulfotransferase 5 isoform X3 has protein sequence MSKRLSFYGLVALASICIFFLAFNQRYSNYLEHRLQPMISDVEIRPRTTKIQEPVTISQAYITGSAENATITEIQEVIDQQRRAIKKDMENYEYPNGRYEINVSKLEDLVMEKGGRPMRSIILTSWRSGSTFLGDVVNAHPANFYHYEPLLDYGIVQIRDPPLADESLTRIISLLNCEYKELDRYLDYGKTHPWVFNHNTHLWRQCQAHKRICWDPRFVSKFCRLFPFQSMKLVRLRLHVAESLLAEEDLGIRLVLLVRDPRGILQSRKHREWCPAKPDCSDPALVCADMVSDFNAAVELSKKYPRSFRVVRYEDLSVDPYRHVKELYNFYGLNFHVNVKRFLDTHTKNDVGGVSSTFRNSKVAPFHWRADLDFEEVQEIQKVCATAMRLWGYVMALNSTHQKDFDPITNYRLQL, from the exons ATGTCGAAGCGGCTGAGCTTTTACGGTCTGGTAGCCCTGGCGTCCATCTGCATCTTCTTCCTAGCGTTCAACCAGCGTTACAGCAACTATCTCGAGCACCGGCTGCAGCCGATGATATCG GATGTTGAGATAAGGCCGCGGACCACCAAAATCCAAGAGCCCGTAACAATAAGCCAG GCGTACATTACGGGATCTGCAGAAAATGCCACGATCACTGAAATTCAGGAGGTCATCGATCAACAGAGGAGGGCGATCAAAAAGGACATGGAAAATTATGAATATCCAAATGGaagatatgaaataaatgtgaG CAAACTTGAAGATCTAGTGATGGAGAAGGGCGGTAGACCAATGAGAAGCATAATTCTGACGAGTTGGAGAAGTGGCAGCACGTTTCTCGGCGATGTAGTGAATGCGCATCCGGccaatttttatcattacgaACCATTGCTCGACTATGGAATTGTGCAAATCCGAGACCCGCCGCTAGCCGACGAATCCTTGACAAGGATTATCTCGCTATTGAATTGTGAATACAAAGAGCTCG ATCGGTACCTGGATTATGGGAAGACTCATCCTTGGGTATTCAATCACAACACGCACTTATGGCGACAATGTCAAGCACACAAACGCATTTGCTGGGATCCACGTTTTGTCTCCAAATTTTGTCGACTTTTTCCGTTCCAATCGATGAAGCTTGTACGATTGAGGTTACATGTGGCAGAGAGTCTTTTGGCCGAGGAAGA TTTAGGTATACGACTAGTTCTACTCGTCCGAGATCCCAGGGGCATTCTGCAATCCAGAAAACACAGAGAATGGTGTCCCGCTAAACCCGACTGCTCCGATCCGGCTTTGGTCTGTGCCGACATGGTATCGGATTTCAACGCAGCGGTAGAACTGTCGAAAAAATATCCACGTTCTTTCAG GGTAGTGCGTTACGAGGACCTATCTGTGGATCCCTACAGACACGTGAAAGagctttacaatttttacggCTTGAATTTTCACGTGAACGTCAAGAGATTTCTGGACACGCACACAAAGAACGACGTGGGTGGAGTATCGAGCACCTTCCGCAATTCTAAGGTTGCGCCATTTCACTGGCGAGCCGATCTAGATTTTGAGGAGGTTCAGGAGATACAGAAGGTATGTGCGACCGCCATGCGATTATGGGGATACGTGATGGCCTTAAATTCCACTCACCAAAAAGACTTCGATCCTATCACAAATTACCGGCTTCAATTATGA
- the LOC105837365 gene encoding carbohydrate sulfotransferase 5 isoform X2 yields the protein MARPVHLKAADYISRKCLRFLGLRMSKRLSFYGLVALASICIFFLAFNQRYSNYLEHRLQPMISAYITGSAENATITEIQEVIDQQRRAIKKDMENYEYPNGRYEINVSKLEDLVMEKGGRPMRSIILTSWRSGSTFLGDVVNAHPANFYHYEPLLDYGIVQIRDPPLADESLTRIISLLNCEYKELDRYLDYGKTHPWVFNHNTHLWRQCQAHKRICWDPRFVSKFCRLFPFQSMKLVRLRLHVAESLLAEEDLGIRLVLLVRDPRGILQSRKHREWCPAKPDCSDPALVCADMVSDFNAAVELSKKYPRSFRVVRYEDLSVDPYRHVKELYNFYGLNFHVNVKRFLDTHTKNDVGGVSSTFRNSKVAPFHWRADLDFEEVQEIQKVCATAMRLWGYVMALNSTHQKDFDPITNYRLQL from the exons ATGGCGAGGCCTGTTCATCTAAAGGCAGCGGATTACATTTCGCGGAAG TGCCTGCGCTTCCTAGGATTAAGGATGTCGAAGCGGCTGAGCTTTTACGGTCTGGTAGCCCTGGCGTCCATCTGCATCTTCTTCCTAGCGTTCAACCAGCGTTACAGCAACTATCTCGAGCACCGGCTGCAGCCGATGATATCG GCGTACATTACGGGATCTGCAGAAAATGCCACGATCACTGAAATTCAGGAGGTCATCGATCAACAGAGGAGGGCGATCAAAAAGGACATGGAAAATTATGAATATCCAAATGGaagatatgaaataaatgtgaG CAAACTTGAAGATCTAGTGATGGAGAAGGGCGGTAGACCAATGAGAAGCATAATTCTGACGAGTTGGAGAAGTGGCAGCACGTTTCTCGGCGATGTAGTGAATGCGCATCCGGccaatttttatcattacgaACCATTGCTCGACTATGGAATTGTGCAAATCCGAGACCCGCCGCTAGCCGACGAATCCTTGACAAGGATTATCTCGCTATTGAATTGTGAATACAAAGAGCTCG ATCGGTACCTGGATTATGGGAAGACTCATCCTTGGGTATTCAATCACAACACGCACTTATGGCGACAATGTCAAGCACACAAACGCATTTGCTGGGATCCACGTTTTGTCTCCAAATTTTGTCGACTTTTTCCGTTCCAATCGATGAAGCTTGTACGATTGAGGTTACATGTGGCAGAGAGTCTTTTGGCCGAGGAAGA TTTAGGTATACGACTAGTTCTACTCGTCCGAGATCCCAGGGGCATTCTGCAATCCAGAAAACACAGAGAATGGTGTCCCGCTAAACCCGACTGCTCCGATCCGGCTTTGGTCTGTGCCGACATGGTATCGGATTTCAACGCAGCGGTAGAACTGTCGAAAAAATATCCACGTTCTTTCAG GGTAGTGCGTTACGAGGACCTATCTGTGGATCCCTACAGACACGTGAAAGagctttacaatttttacggCTTGAATTTTCACGTGAACGTCAAGAGATTTCTGGACACGCACACAAAGAACGACGTGGGTGGAGTATCGAGCACCTTCCGCAATTCTAAGGTTGCGCCATTTCACTGGCGAGCCGATCTAGATTTTGAGGAGGTTCAGGAGATACAGAAGGTATGTGCGACCGCCATGCGATTATGGGGATACGTGATGGCCTTAAATTCCACTCACCAAAAAGACTTCGATCCTATCACAAATTACCGGCTTCAATTATGA
- the LOC105837365 gene encoding carbohydrate sulfotransferase 5 isoform X1, with the protein MARPVHLKAADYISRKCLRFLGLRMSKRLSFYGLVALASICIFFLAFNQRYSNYLEHRLQPMISDVEIRPRTTKIQEPVTISQAYITGSAENATITEIQEVIDQQRRAIKKDMENYEYPNGRYEINVSKLEDLVMEKGGRPMRSIILTSWRSGSTFLGDVVNAHPANFYHYEPLLDYGIVQIRDPPLADESLTRIISLLNCEYKELDRYLDYGKTHPWVFNHNTHLWRQCQAHKRICWDPRFVSKFCRLFPFQSMKLVRLRLHVAESLLAEEDLGIRLVLLVRDPRGILQSRKHREWCPAKPDCSDPALVCADMVSDFNAAVELSKKYPRSFRVVRYEDLSVDPYRHVKELYNFYGLNFHVNVKRFLDTHTKNDVGGVSSTFRNSKVAPFHWRADLDFEEVQEIQKVCATAMRLWGYVMALNSTHQKDFDPITNYRLQL; encoded by the exons ATGGCGAGGCCTGTTCATCTAAAGGCAGCGGATTACATTTCGCGGAAG TGCCTGCGCTTCCTAGGATTAAGGATGTCGAAGCGGCTGAGCTTTTACGGTCTGGTAGCCCTGGCGTCCATCTGCATCTTCTTCCTAGCGTTCAACCAGCGTTACAGCAACTATCTCGAGCACCGGCTGCAGCCGATGATATCG GATGTTGAGATAAGGCCGCGGACCACCAAAATCCAAGAGCCCGTAACAATAAGCCAG GCGTACATTACGGGATCTGCAGAAAATGCCACGATCACTGAAATTCAGGAGGTCATCGATCAACAGAGGAGGGCGATCAAAAAGGACATGGAAAATTATGAATATCCAAATGGaagatatgaaataaatgtgaG CAAACTTGAAGATCTAGTGATGGAGAAGGGCGGTAGACCAATGAGAAGCATAATTCTGACGAGTTGGAGAAGTGGCAGCACGTTTCTCGGCGATGTAGTGAATGCGCATCCGGccaatttttatcattacgaACCATTGCTCGACTATGGAATTGTGCAAATCCGAGACCCGCCGCTAGCCGACGAATCCTTGACAAGGATTATCTCGCTATTGAATTGTGAATACAAAGAGCTCG ATCGGTACCTGGATTATGGGAAGACTCATCCTTGGGTATTCAATCACAACACGCACTTATGGCGACAATGTCAAGCACACAAACGCATTTGCTGGGATCCACGTTTTGTCTCCAAATTTTGTCGACTTTTTCCGTTCCAATCGATGAAGCTTGTACGATTGAGGTTACATGTGGCAGAGAGTCTTTTGGCCGAGGAAGA TTTAGGTATACGACTAGTTCTACTCGTCCGAGATCCCAGGGGCATTCTGCAATCCAGAAAACACAGAGAATGGTGTCCCGCTAAACCCGACTGCTCCGATCCGGCTTTGGTCTGTGCCGACATGGTATCGGATTTCAACGCAGCGGTAGAACTGTCGAAAAAATATCCACGTTCTTTCAG GGTAGTGCGTTACGAGGACCTATCTGTGGATCCCTACAGACACGTGAAAGagctttacaatttttacggCTTGAATTTTCACGTGAACGTCAAGAGATTTCTGGACACGCACACAAAGAACGACGTGGGTGGAGTATCGAGCACCTTCCGCAATTCTAAGGTTGCGCCATTTCACTGGCGAGCCGATCTAGATTTTGAGGAGGTTCAGGAGATACAGAAGGTATGTGCGACCGCCATGCGATTATGGGGATACGTGATGGCCTTAAATTCCACTCACCAAAAAGACTTCGATCCTATCACAAATTACCGGCTTCAATTATGA
- the LOC118647224 gene encoding uncharacterized protein LOC118647224, producing MSHRYWRPHIPQRSTRPVEKRDRDTRHQADHGFPSDVPFHVLSRTKSTGGAERSVPPRAGEKTRMIFEVGRRAENCEERFHRGKLSPKTNRIDDEVRRRSVLVQWRKKKERKREKTESRPRESGNISLPGIIAVFSIDQFVRTWPKIRCLLSHI from the exons ATGTCACACAGATATTGGCGCCCACATATCCCGCAAAGGTCAACGCGGCCCGTGGAGAAAAGAGATCGCGACACTCGACACCAGGCCGACCATGGCTTTCCATCGGACGTTCCCTTTCACGTTTTATCGCGGACTAAATCCACCGGAGGGGCAGAACGGAG cGTGCCCCCCCGCGCGGGAGAAAAGACGCGAATGATATTCGAAGTCGGCCGTCGCGCGGAAAATTGCGAGGAGAGGTTCCATCGAGGGAAACTTTCGCCGAAGACAAATCGAATTGACGACGAAGTGCGACGACGAAGCGTTCTCGTCCAgtggcgaaaaaaaaaagagagaaagagggaaaaaaCGGAATCTAGGCCACGGGAATCTGGGAATATCTCGTTGCCCGGAATTATCGCCGTCTTCTCGATCGATCAATTTGTTCGCACTTGGCCCAAAATCCGCTGTCTCTTATCGCACATCTGA